From the Xyrauchen texanus isolate HMW12.3.18 chromosome 37, RBS_HiC_50CHRs, whole genome shotgun sequence genome, one window contains:
- the LOC127631320 gene encoding E3 ubiquitin/ISG15 ligase TRIM25, whose amino-acid sequence MSLEEQCGRKSESKRKRSESPVSIKHEHVYCSEEPSGDEYKNISVKSERAASPTPSQMSLKSHCSMDPPTNLKGRESFPSCSSVKPERPDSPTYSYMSAKTDWSMDPPTNFKGIQAFPSGIRITEITETSPPVPSYMNMTSNNPMEVTGNFSRGNTCILRASSPTPSQQSALSDRTIEPQKKFKSEETNPLDSRLLKEHFLRCPVCKSILKDPVSIPCGHNYCRDCINTFWDNCVEDYVCPHCSKGTKTRPVLNTNAALAEVVKNLQQAGFSPALPPFSHAGPEDVACELCSEQILKAVKSCSTCSVFLCETHVKNHYIKPALQKHTLCDVIGGMENRLTPQHWTTDNIFGSSVCGQQDHTDHEIKTQDIIKEETDRCFSESLLNSSMPETKSPKEAAEITSSETEANKDIIDVRSIALMCSTLQQEVSGLKKSLSELKEKKHSDEYEEDSYEEDDDEDCSEKDSDEENDDEDILYDSYDEMEGYEDDYEEEEDEDEKEDSYDLEDIEDDTSYKDYDEDISEDEDDYGI is encoded by the exons ATGAGTCTTGAAGAACAGTGTGGTCGCAAAAG CGAATCCAAAAGAAAGAGATCGGAGTCGCCTGTGTCCATCAAACATGAACACGTCTACTGCAGTGAAGAACCAAGTGGTGACGAATACAAAAATATAAG TGTGAAGTCAGAGAGAGCAGCTTCTCCTACACCCAGCCAAATGTCTTTAAAGTCACACTGCTCAATGGATCCACCAACCAACCTCAAAGGCAGAGAAAGTTTTCCTTCCTGTTCAAG TGTGAAGCCAGAGAGACCAGACTCTCCTACATACAGCTACATGTCTGCAAAGACAGATTGGTCAATGGATCCACCAACCAACTTCAAAGGCATTCAAGCTTTTCCTTCGGGTATAAG GATTACAGAAATAACAGAGACTTCACCACCAGTTCCCAGTTACATGAACATGACAAGCAACAACCCAATGGAAGTGACTGGAAACTTTTCAAGAGGCAACACATGCATACTAAG GGCCTCTTCTCCAACACCAAGCCAGCAGTCGGCATTGTCAGACCGGACAATTGAAccacaaaaaaaattcaaaagtgAAGAAACTAACCCTTTAGATTCAAG ACTGCTGAAAGAGCATTTCTTGAGGTGTCCAGTCTGCAAATCAATTTTGAAGGATCCAGTCTCCATCCCATGCGGTCACAATTACTGCAGAGATTGTATTAATACATTCTGGGACAATTGTGTAGAAGACTACGTCTGTCCACATTGCAGTAAAGGGACCAAAACACGTCCGGTGCTTAACACAAATGCAGCTCTTGCTGAAGTGGTTAAGAATCTGCAGCAGGCAGGCTTCAGTCCGGCCCTTCCACCATTCTCGCATGCTGGACCTGAAGATGTGGCCTGTGAATTATGCTCTGAGCAGATATTAAAAGCAGTGAAGTCTTGTTCTACCTGTAGTGTCTTCCTCTGTGAGACTCATGTCAAGAACCATTATATAAAACCAGCACTACAGAAACACACACTATGTGATGTAATCGGAGGCATGGAGAACAGACTCACTCCGCAGCACTGGACAACTGACAACATCTTCGGTAGCAGTGTCTGTGGACAGCAGGATCATACCGATCATGAGATTAAAACTCAAGATATTATAAAG gaGGAGACAGACAGGTGCTTCTCAGAGTCTCTGTTGAACAGCTCCATGCCAGAGACAAAATCTCCAAAAGAAGCTGCAGAAATCACAAGTTCTGAGACAGAGGCCAATAAAGACATTATTGATGTTCGAAGTATTGCGCTGATGTGCTCCACACTACAGCAAGAGGTTTCAGGGCTTAAAAAAAGCCTCTCAGAGTTAAAGGAAAAAAAGCATTCTGATGAGTATGAAGAGGATTCTTatgaagaagatgatgatgaggacTGTAGTGAGAAAGATTCTGATGAAGAGAATGATGATGAGGATATCTTATATGACAGTTATGATGAGATGGAGGGGTATGAAGATGAttatgaggaggaggaggatgaagatgaGAAGGAAGATAGTTATGATTTGGAGGACATTGAAGATGACACAAGTTACAAAGACTATGATGAAGACATTTCTGAGGATGAGGACGACTATGGAATCTGA